Proteins co-encoded in one Dysgonomonadaceae bacterium zrk40 genomic window:
- a CDS encoding LacI family DNA-binding transcriptional regulator, translating to MVTLKEIAKRTGVAESTISRILNRDPTLSISDEKRRRVVETAEALQYVMRRSRNSRKEDASVALRRPGDLRSVMIVHFLSSASELSQPFYVGLRQGIEARAEAYGMATTRLFAGEFDPAMLTRGRNVGIISVGDLPDGHLEAIRALGVATVLAHPQERPVDVDVAYVDLWSASTRLCEWLLTRGVRQPALVGVQGPQSRRLAAFRSVMSEAGLFDPDYVTYARDSSDDGQDQIRTLFSRLADTGKPLPDAVVIYADRTAVEVYRGLEKAKLSIPRDVQVVAFNDSSIAHMLAPKLSTLRLEAGVIGETAVDLLMERHGGRKAVKHVQILPTIIERGSTRKP from the coding sequence ATGGTAACGCTGAAGGAGATCGCCAAGCGGACCGGGGTCGCGGAATCAACCATCTCGCGCATTCTCAACCGCGATCCGACCCTTTCGATCTCCGATGAGAAGCGTCGCCGCGTGGTCGAGACGGCCGAAGCGCTGCAATATGTGATGCGACGGTCGCGCAACAGCCGCAAGGAAGACGCCTCAGTCGCGCTGCGCCGGCCCGGCGACCTCCGATCGGTGATGATCGTGCACTTTCTTTCCAGTGCTTCCGAACTCTCCCAGCCCTTCTATGTCGGCCTGCGCCAGGGCATCGAAGCGCGCGCGGAAGCCTATGGCATGGCGACGACAAGGCTCTTTGCCGGCGAATTCGATCCGGCGATGCTTACCCGTGGGCGCAATGTCGGCATCATCTCCGTCGGCGATCTTCCCGACGGGCACCTGGAGGCGATCCGCGCGCTCGGCGTTGCGACCGTGCTTGCCCATCCGCAGGAAAGGCCCGTCGATGTCGACGTCGCCTATGTCGACCTTTGGAGCGCATCCACCCGGCTTTGCGAATGGCTTTTGACGCGCGGCGTCAGGCAACCGGCCCTTGTGGGCGTCCAGGGCCCGCAGTCGCGGCGGCTGGCGGCGTTCCGTTCGGTGATGTCGGAGGCCGGTCTGTTCGACCCGGATTATGTGACCTATGCAAGAGACTCTTCCGACGACGGGCAAGACCAGATACGCACCTTGTTTTCTCGGCTTGCGGATACCGGCAAGCCGCTGCCCGACGCCGTGGTGATCTATGCGGACCGCACGGCGGTCGAGGTCTATCGCGGACTTGAAAAGGCGAAACTTTCGATCCCGCGGGATGTCCAGGTCGTCGCATTCAACGACAGTTCGATTGCCCACATGCTCGCGCCCAAGCTATCCACCCTGCGGCTGGAAGCCGGCGTGATCGGAGAAACCGCGGTCGACCTGCTGATGGAAAGGCACGGCGGCCGCAAGGCCGTGAAACATGTGCAGATTCTGCCCACCATCATCGAGCGCGGCAGCACGCGCAAACCATGA
- a CDS encoding SIMPL domain-containing protein: MANLPVRIAAAGLVLALPFAGGAALAQSPESPATISISAEGDATLVPDMATVSLSVISQADDTSTAMADNASAMQKVIAALKEDGIAERDIQTANFSVSPRYEQVKASDGSTQSEIVGYEVRNGLNVKVRDLAKLGAVLDRAVALGVNSGGGIALTNSDPSAAEDEARREAVAKALAKAETLAEAAGVSLGNVLSISEQSSMPQPMMFARSDMMMAKAEGAPPIAAGENTYTITVNMTLAIE, translated from the coding sequence ATGGCCAATCTTCCGGTTCGCATCGCAGCCGCCGGGCTTGTTCTCGCGCTTCCGTTCGCAGGCGGCGCTGCGCTTGCCCAATCCCCGGAAAGTCCGGCGACGATCTCGATCTCGGCCGAGGGCGACGCGACGCTGGTGCCGGACATGGCGACTGTCTCGCTTTCCGTCATCAGCCAGGCGGACGACACGTCAACCGCCATGGCCGACAATGCGAGCGCCATGCAGAAGGTAATCGCAGCCCTGAAGGAGGACGGTATCGCGGAAAGGGATATCCAGACCGCAAACTTCTCCGTCAGCCCGCGCTACGAGCAGGTCAAGGCCTCCGACGGCTCGACGCAGAGCGAGATCGTCGGCTACGAGGTGCGCAACGGACTGAACGTGAAGGTGCGCGACCTTGCAAAACTCGGGGCGGTGCTCGACCGGGCGGTCGCTCTCGGCGTCAATTCGGGCGGCGGCATCGCCCTTACCAACAGCGATCCGTCCGCGGCCGAGGACGAGGCGCGGCGCGAGGCCGTCGCGAAGGCCCTTGCCAAGGCTGAGACGCTTGCCGAGGCCGCCGGCGTCTCGCTCGGCAATGTGCTGTCGATTTCGGAGCAGAGTTCCATGCCGCAGCCGATGATGTTCGCCCGGTCCGATATGATGATGGCGAAGGCCGAAGGCGCGCCGCCGATCGCCGCTGGCGAGAACACCTACACGATCACCGTCAACATGACGCTGGCGATCGAGTAG